Proteins co-encoded in one Bacillus paramycoides genomic window:
- a CDS encoding alkaline phosphatase, producing the protein MKKFVKKAWPFAVVASLAVTSVATWNFTRSSEVSADESGSNAKIKNVIVLIGDGMGPSYMTAHRYMKDNPKTFEMESTEFDKHLVGTQKTYPEDEHENITDSASAATAMSAGIKTYNAAIAVDNDKAEVKTVLEQAKEKGKSTGLVATSEITHATPAAFGAHDISRKNMDAIANDYFDEKVKGKHKVDVMLGGGVKNFVRKNRNLTEEFKKSGYSYVTDRNQLLNDKNDQILGLFAPGGLDKMIDRTDKTPSLEEMTNAAIERLNKNKKGFFLMVEGSQIDWAGHDNDIVGAMSEMEDFEKAFKAAIEFAKKDKNTLVIATADHATGGLSLGANGEYNFKVDPIKAAKRTPDFMANEIAKGENVEETLKKYIDLQLTPEEIKAVNDIAPSKDVTKIDNAIEDIFNKRSVTGWTTGGHTGEDVNVYAFGPGKYLFSGVQENTNIAKRVFDIVGGGDPNKGRR; encoded by the coding sequence GTGAAAAAGTTTGTGAAAAAAGCATGGCCATTTGCAGTTGTGGCGTCGTTAGCAGTTACTTCGGTAGCAACATGGAATTTTACACGTTCTAGTGAAGTGAGTGCAGATGAGAGCGGAAGCAATGCAAAGATTAAAAATGTCATTGTATTAATTGGGGATGGTATGGGCCCTTCATATATGACGGCTCACCGTTATATGAAAGATAATCCAAAAACTTTTGAGATGGAATCTACAGAGTTTGATAAACATCTTGTAGGAACACAAAAGACATATCCAGAAGATGAACATGAAAATATCACAGACTCTGCATCAGCAGCAACAGCTATGTCAGCAGGAATTAAAACATATAATGCGGCAATTGCAGTTGATAACGATAAAGCAGAAGTGAAAACTGTTCTTGAACAAGCGAAAGAAAAGGGGAAATCAACGGGACTCGTTGCTACTTCTGAAATTACACATGCCACACCAGCTGCTTTCGGTGCGCATGATATTAGTCGTAAAAATATGGACGCAATTGCAAATGATTATTTTGATGAGAAAGTAAAAGGGAAGCATAAAGTAGATGTTATGCTTGGCGGCGGCGTAAAAAACTTTGTTAGAAAAAATCGCAATCTTACAGAAGAGTTTAAGAAATCTGGTTATAGCTACGTAACAGATCGAAATCAATTGTTAAATGATAAAAATGATCAAATCCTTGGTTTATTTGCACCAGGTGGTTTAGATAAAATGATTGATCGTACTGATAAAACACCTTCATTAGAAGAAATGACAAATGCAGCAATTGAGCGTTTGAACAAAAATAAAAAAGGTTTCTTCTTAATGGTTGAAGGAAGCCAAATTGACTGGGCAGGACATGATAATGATATCGTTGGTGCAATGAGTGAAATGGAAGACTTTGAAAAAGCATTTAAAGCTGCGATTGAATTTGCGAAAAAAGATAAAAATACGTTAGTTATTGCAACGGCAGACCACGCTACTGGCGGGTTATCTTTAGGGGCAAATGGCGAGTATAACTTTAAAGTAGATCCAATTAAAGCTGCAAAACGCACACCAGACTTTATGGCAAATGAGATTGCAAAAGGTGAAAATGTAGAAGAAACATTGAAAAAATATATTGATTTACAATTAACACCAGAAGAAATTAAAGCGGTAAATGATATTGCTCCTTCAAAAGATGTAACAAAGATTGATAATGCGATTGAAGATATTTTCAATAAGCGTTCGGTTACAGGATGGACAACAGGTGGTCATACAGGAGAAGATGTAAACGTATATGCATTTGGCCCTGGTAAATACTTGTTCTCTGGCGTTCAAGAGAATACAAATATCGCTAAACGTGTCTTTGATATCGTTGGCGGTGGCGATCCGAATAAAGGAAGACGCTAA
- a CDS encoding delta-aminolevulinic acid dehydratase, which produces MLNVALVVGFNSDLEAQSIRASLEYFGAKVITYWIGRPKEFIDILSGKGLYNDIDYVVLCFHGEEGKFVMEELGEDIYEQNEPRGYFGTAEIYKYAKLHNTHIVNSGCTLGERKLAESFLRSGAESYIGSIDYVDGNAALMFTIRLFYGLISHEKTLGEAFEEARLIDKETHTFRLYK; this is translated from the coding sequence ATGTTGAATGTTGCACTAGTAGTTGGCTTTAATTCTGATTTAGAGGCGCAATCAATCCGGGCATCACTTGAATATTTTGGGGCAAAAGTTATAACATACTGGATTGGTAGACCGAAAGAGTTCATCGATATTCTTTCTGGAAAGGGTTTATATAATGATATCGATTATGTTGTCCTTTGCTTTCATGGTGAGGAAGGAAAGTTTGTGATGGAAGAGTTAGGTGAAGATATATATGAACAAAATGAACCGAGGGGATACTTTGGTACAGCAGAAATTTATAAATATGCAAAATTGCATAATACACATATTGTAAATAGCGGGTGTACGTTAGGGGAGAGAAAACTGGCAGAATCTTTCTTACGTAGTGGGGCGGAATCTTATATTGGATCGATAGATTATGTAGATGGGAATGCGGCACTTATGTTTACAATACGCTTATTTTACGGGCTTATTAGCCATGAAAAAACGTTAGGAGAGGCTTTTGAAGAAGCGCGGTTAATTGATAAAGAGACACATACATTTCGATTATATAAGTAG
- a CDS encoding phosphoglycerate mutase, whose product MKWITILIGMIIWGYINGFFSSDKTANPWITDDERETKIKQKSIIASWSGIFMFCTINLLNKWLGIETSNTSPYLPTSVATILKENVELQILSMLFITYGIFYVYYRRKLSA is encoded by the coding sequence ATGAAATGGATAACCATCTTAATTGGCATGATTATATGGGGATATATAAACGGATTTTTTAGCAGTGATAAAACTGCTAATCCTTGGATTACAGATGATGAACGTGAAACAAAAATTAAGCAGAAATCAATTATTGCAAGCTGGTCTGGTATTTTTATGTTTTGTACCATTAATCTCTTAAACAAATGGTTAGGTATAGAAACGAGTAATACATCACCTTACTTACCAACTTCTGTCGCAACTATTTTAAAAGAAAATGTAGAGTTACAAATTTTATCTATGCTATTTATTACGTATGGCATATTTTACGTATACTATCGAAGAAAACTAAGTGCTTAA
- a CDS encoding S8 family serine peptidase, whose protein sequence is MKKTASTLLSMALVFSSFGALSAHAESLQKEKQFSPQLKANIEQWGENKIAQNVETKTSKEISVIVELQHAPLASQSNIQHAPDLQNNNAQSYHAELKKAQEDTTKKIKEKAPGTKIKEVYNTLFSGFSISVPGDQITALASLPEVKAVYPNLTYKLHETSKSTTNEEAPNIGGPTIGATEAWNLKDPSGKPLDGKDMKVAIIDSGVDYTHPDLKANYIGGYDTVDEDNDPMDGNVHGTHVAGIIAGNGKIKGVAPNASILAYRVMNNGGTGTTEDIIQGIERAIQDGADVLNLSLGQSLNTPDQPVTLTLERAAKLGVTAVVSNGNDGPHPWSVDAPGNASSVRSVGASTVSIPFPTFQVAGSSKTYQGLPLSKYDFPIGNDSPLVYVGYGNPSDYAKQDVKGKFALVLQGTSSTLVKAEQAKQAGAVGVLLISTEKEINIMPEYFMRENLDLPVMQLSNANGEELKNLITKRKKNINIGQPNPTELIANFSSRGPSQGSWLIKPDIIAPGVQITSTVPRGGYESHNGTSMAAPRVAGAVALLRQMHPDWTTEQLKASLANTAKTFKDVNENTYPIMTQGSGLINIPKAAQTDVLVKLNNISFGLIKPNSGKVKLTQNITLQNLSNKKKSFSTRVELLDANTKTKVKTSVPSSISTQPNSSTEKPLTITVDSSLPQGVYTGNVYVKEQGLKEEIRIPFTFSIDPKDYKRIDGLEIINSTFSPNGDNLLDDNLINYYLVAPVEDVTLHANLVTKERVTYQGMIYQGKNETAGYKPFKWNGTKVDGSPLADGLYQIEAVASNSGGETKQTAAVFIDRTAPKLTHEVDQENLVIRGKVDDILLDWMTESGWVAPGIPVRLQYEINGNDVWEQAFLNPWEKSYDIYLDRTQLQEGKNTIHIVATDAAGNTSNLNVDLDVK, encoded by the coding sequence ATGAAAAAAACTGCATCTACACTATTAAGTATGGCGCTCGTCTTTTCTAGTTTTGGAGCTTTAAGCGCACATGCTGAATCGCTGCAAAAGGAAAAGCAATTTAGCCCACAGTTAAAAGCAAATATTGAACAATGGGGAGAAAATAAAATTGCGCAAAATGTTGAAACAAAAACATCAAAAGAAATTTCAGTCATTGTAGAATTGCAACATGCTCCACTCGCTTCACAAAGTAACATTCAGCATGCTCCAGATTTACAAAATAATAATGCACAGTCTTATCATGCCGAGCTTAAAAAAGCACAAGAAGATACGACTAAGAAAATAAAAGAAAAAGCACCTGGTACAAAAATTAAAGAAGTGTATAATACGTTATTTTCCGGATTCTCTATTTCAGTTCCTGGAGATCAAATTACCGCTCTTGCTTCTTTACCCGAAGTAAAAGCAGTCTACCCGAACTTAACATATAAATTACATGAAACATCAAAAAGCACTACTAATGAAGAAGCACCAAATATTGGCGGACCGACAATTGGTGCAACTGAAGCATGGAATTTAAAAGACCCATCTGGCAAACCGCTTGATGGAAAAGATATGAAAGTAGCGATTATCGACTCTGGTGTAGACTATACACATCCTGACTTAAAAGCAAATTATATCGGTGGATATGACACAGTTGATGAAGATAACGATCCAATGGATGGTAACGTACATGGTACTCATGTAGCTGGAATTATTGCTGGTAACGGAAAAATTAAAGGCGTTGCTCCAAATGCTTCTATTCTAGCCTATCGTGTAATGAATAATGGTGGAACTGGTACAACAGAAGATATTATTCAAGGTATTGAACGAGCAATCCAAGACGGTGCTGACGTTTTAAATTTATCTCTTGGACAAAGCTTAAATACACCTGATCAGCCTGTAACATTAACATTAGAACGTGCAGCAAAACTTGGGGTTACTGCAGTTGTTTCAAATGGAAATGATGGCCCACACCCTTGGTCTGTTGATGCACCTGGAAATGCAAGCAGCGTTAGATCAGTTGGAGCATCTACTGTTTCTATCCCGTTTCCAACGTTCCAAGTAGCTGGTTCCAGCAAAACATATCAAGGGTTACCGTTATCAAAGTACGATTTCCCAATAGGAAATGATTCCCCTCTTGTATACGTTGGCTATGGTAATCCAAGTGATTATGCAAAACAAGATGTGAAAGGGAAATTTGCACTTGTTTTACAAGGTACTTCTAGTACGTTAGTAAAAGCAGAACAAGCGAAACAAGCTGGTGCAGTTGGTGTACTATTAATTTCTACAGAAAAAGAAATTAATATTATGCCAGAATATTTTATGCGTGAAAATCTAGATCTTCCTGTTATGCAGTTATCAAATGCAAATGGTGAAGAATTAAAAAACTTAATTACAAAACGTAAGAAAAATATAAACATTGGCCAACCAAATCCAACTGAACTGATTGCTAACTTTAGTTCTAGAGGTCCATCACAAGGAAGTTGGCTTATAAAACCAGATATAATTGCACCTGGCGTACAAATTACTAGTACAGTACCGAGAGGCGGCTATGAATCTCATAATGGTACAAGTATGGCTGCACCTCGAGTAGCTGGAGCGGTTGCTCTATTGCGTCAAATGCACCCTGATTGGACGACAGAGCAATTAAAAGCATCCCTTGCCAATACAGCAAAAACTTTTAAAGATGTAAATGAAAATACGTATCCTATTATGACACAAGGGTCTGGTTTAATTAACATTCCGAAAGCAGCTCAAACAGATGTATTAGTAAAGCTGAACAATATCAGCTTCGGTCTTATTAAGCCAAACAGTGGTAAAGTAAAACTGACGCAAAATATTACGTTACAAAATCTTTCTAATAAAAAGAAAAGCTTTTCAACTCGTGTAGAATTACTAGATGCAAATACAAAAACAAAAGTAAAAACTTCTGTGCCTTCATCGATTAGCACACAGCCGAATAGTAGTACTGAAAAACCATTGACTATTACTGTCGATAGCTCATTACCACAAGGTGTATATACTGGAAATGTATACGTAAAAGAGCAAGGATTAAAAGAAGAAATTCGAATTCCATTTACATTTAGTATCGACCCTAAAGATTACAAGCGTATAGATGGACTCGAAATTATTAATTCTACTTTCAGTCCAAATGGCGATAACCTATTAGATGATAATCTTATCAATTACTATTTAGTTGCTCCAGTCGAAGATGTAACGTTACACGCTAACTTAGTTACAAAAGAACGCGTGACATACCAAGGAATGATTTATCAAGGTAAAAATGAAACAGCAGGTTATAAACCGTTCAAATGGAATGGTACCAAAGTAGATGGATCACCACTAGCGGATGGTTTATATCAAATTGAAGCTGTTGCTTCTAATTCTGGCGGGGAAACGAAACAAACAGCGGCTGTATTTATTGACCGAACTGCACCGAAATTGACGCATGAAGTGGATCAAGAAAATCTCGTAATTAGAGGGAAAGTTGACGATATTCTACTAGATTGGATGACAGAATCTGGTTGGGTAGCACCTGGAATTCCAGTGAGACTACAGTATGAAATCAACGGAAATGATGTATGGGAACAAGCATTCCTGAACCCTTGGGAGAAAAGCTATGACATTTATTTAGATCGTACTCAATTACAAGAAGGTAAAAATACAATTCACATTGTAGCAACAGATGCAGCTGGAAATACATCTAATTTAAATGTTGATTTAGATGTGAAATAA
- a CDS encoding alpha/beta fold hydrolase → MKRFSYFMVGCLTLTLLVGCSAAEKPVEQVKQVKNTLTAKLATEEKMVEIDGQTIYFKQIGNEKPPLLMIHGFGGSSDGFQKISSDLAKDHTIISVDALGFGRSSKPMDFYYSFPTHANLYYKLMKKLGYDSFAILGHSMGGEISLNLTYLYPEAVTHLILTDATGGPHTLVNKQGSPKPQLSTDLNTVSAIADYDESKVKFKRNDEEHYNKMKLWPRRLQINANEIQQPTLIIWGRNDSSVSWKEGETYHQFLKNSTFHIIEKGYHAPFRQEPQEFLGYVKEFFKDNPIKVEK, encoded by the coding sequence TTGAAGCGATTTAGCTATTTTATGGTAGGTTGTCTTACTCTTACACTATTAGTAGGATGTAGTGCAGCAGAAAAGCCAGTAGAACAAGTAAAACAAGTTAAAAATACACTTACAGCGAAACTAGCTACCGAGGAAAAGATGGTGGAAATAGATGGTCAAACCATTTACTTTAAGCAGATTGGTAACGAAAAGCCACCTTTACTTATGATCCATGGATTTGGAGGATCATCAGATGGTTTTCAAAAGATTTCCTCAGACTTAGCAAAAGATCATACAATTATTTCTGTAGATGCTTTAGGATTCGGACGCTCATCTAAACCGATGGATTTTTATTATTCTTTCCCAACCCATGCAAATTTGTATTATAAATTAATGAAAAAACTAGGTTATGATTCGTTTGCGATACTAGGACACTCAATGGGCGGAGAAATCTCCCTTAATTTAACCTATTTATATCCTGAAGCCGTTACCCACCTTATTTTAACTGATGCTACAGGTGGTCCTCATACACTCGTTAATAAACAAGGGTCACCAAAACCACAATTGTCGACCGATTTAAATACCGTTTCTGCTATTGCAGATTATGATGAGAGCAAAGTGAAATTTAAACGTAACGATGAAGAGCATTACAATAAAATGAAATTATGGCCGAGACGTCTTCAAATCAATGCAAATGAAATACAACAACCAACCTTAATTATATGGGGAAGAAATGATAGTAGCGTTTCTTGGAAAGAAGGAGAAACGTATCATCAATTCTTAAAAAATAGTACTTTCCATATTATCGAAAAAGGTTATCATGCACCATTTCGTCAAGAACCACAAGAATTTTTAGGTTATGTAAAAGAATTCTTTAAGGACAATCCAATAAAAGTTGAAAAATAA
- a CDS encoding GTP pyrophosphokinase, with the protein MEYNQSTVNYWKAFVLPYTFALEELKTKFEIMNREAQFLEDYNPFEHIKTRLKQPESIIKKLERKNLLPTVENAQTHLQDIIGIRITCCFVEDIYHLKNVIQKREDMEIIEVKDYIANPKQNGYKSLHMIIKYPLSLNSGTKEVFAEIQLRTLAMDFWASLEHKLYYKYEGKIPEYLKDELHDAAMKAEDLDNKMATIRQDIDDIEACSNQIMLPL; encoded by the coding sequence ATGGAATATAATCAATCAACAGTTAACTACTGGAAAGCTTTTGTACTACCATATACATTTGCTTTAGAAGAGTTAAAAACTAAATTTGAAATTATGAACCGGGAAGCTCAATTTTTAGAGGATTACAACCCGTTTGAACATATAAAAACAAGATTAAAACAGCCTGAAAGTATTATTAAAAAGCTTGAGCGTAAAAATTTATTACCGACAGTTGAAAATGCACAAACGCATTTACAAGACATCATCGGCATTCGTATTACATGTTGCTTCGTAGAAGATATCTATCATTTAAAAAATGTCATTCAAAAACGTGAAGATATGGAAATCATAGAAGTAAAAGATTATATTGCTAACCCAAAACAAAATGGCTATAAAAGTTTACACATGATTATTAAATATCCTTTATCACTGAATTCTGGTACAAAAGAAGTCTTTGCAGAAATTCAATTACGTACGCTTGCAATGGACTTTTGGGCAAGTTTAGAACATAAACTTTACTATAAATATGAAGGGAAAATACCTGAGTATTTAAAAGATGAACTACATGATGCAGCGATGAAAGCTGAAGATCTTGATAATAAAATGGCAACCATTCGCCAAGATATTGATGATATCGAAGCATGCTCAAATCAAATTATGTTACCACTATAA
- a CDS encoding DoxX family protein encodes MVIQFLRENKAVSFVLAVIRVYLGYTWLMAGIGKLQGKGFDATGYLQGAIEKSKGAQPAVQSWWASFLQDFAIPNVDLFNTLVTWGEILVGIGLIVGCLTKTAVFFGLVMNFSYMFSGSIGVNPEMLILSMFVLVSGMNAGKFGIDGFVIPKVLGSKTQKRQKQAA; translated from the coding sequence ATGGTTATTCAATTTTTAAGAGAAAACAAAGCTGTTTCTTTTGTGTTAGCGGTAATTCGAGTGTATCTTGGTTACACATGGTTAATGGCTGGAATCGGTAAACTACAAGGAAAAGGATTCGATGCAACTGGTTATTTACAAGGTGCAATTGAAAAATCTAAAGGAGCACAACCGGCTGTTCAATCTTGGTGGGCATCATTTTTACAAGATTTCGCAATTCCAAACGTTGATCTATTTAATACACTTGTAACGTGGGGAGAAATTTTAGTCGGAATTGGTTTAATTGTAGGCTGTTTAACAAAAACAGCGGTCTTTTTCGGTCTTGTAATGAACTTTTCCTATATGTTTAGTGGGTCAATTGGTGTGAATCCTGAAATGCTTATTCTATCGATGTTCGTTCTAGTTTCTGGTATGAATGCTGGTAAATTTGGAATAGATGGTTTCGTTATTCCGAAAGTATTAGGTTCAAAAACTCAAAAACGCCAAAAGCAAGCTGCTTAA
- a CDS encoding DUF4023 domain-containing protein yields the protein MSNSNDFLDTLHEKQAKDEQNRKRQGNGNPAKKKPNKTHK from the coding sequence ATGAGTAACTCGAATGATTTTTTAGATACACTGCATGAAAAACAAGCAAAAGATGAACAAAATAGAAAACGTCAGGGGAACGGAAACCCAGCGAAAAAGAAGCCAAATAAAACACATAAATAA
- a CDS encoding GNAT family N-acetyltransferase, with translation MKTIQLDESFIFDLLDLCKAVGWLQEKTFMKEQFEMYFSLGTLIGYMHDNKLIATGGVFPFKDSFSTIGMLIVHPDFQGQGIGRTLLNHCLAHTHPKQPIALIATEAGEPLYTSCGFKTVTTIHRFEKQTTKTRITHTQQVKEQDLVSLISLDQITTGTNRSLLYSSLLPRTSHSFKIERNNCIEAFSLCIQKGNILCVTPLIAKQGKDAIQLFKKICECWSGTVRIDVPHSQFSFRKFLQTEKFQETLLSPLMIKNGSQLPGNRNMLFAMIDTALC, from the coding sequence ATGAAAACAATACAGCTAGATGAATCTTTTATTTTTGATCTACTCGACCTTTGTAAAGCTGTTGGATGGTTACAAGAGAAAACATTTATGAAAGAACAATTCGAAATGTACTTTTCTCTTGGTACACTTATCGGTTATATGCATGACAATAAACTGATTGCAACTGGAGGAGTATTTCCTTTTAAAGATAGTTTTTCTACTATTGGCATGTTAATCGTCCATCCTGATTTTCAAGGCCAGGGCATCGGGCGAACTTTGCTAAATCATTGCTTAGCACACACTCACCCAAAACAACCAATTGCACTTATTGCAACAGAAGCTGGCGAGCCTCTTTATACATCATGCGGATTTAAAACAGTAACAACGATTCATCGTTTTGAGAAACAAACTACTAAAACACGTATTACTCATACGCAACAAGTGAAAGAACAAGATCTTGTCTCACTTATTTCTCTCGATCAAATTACAACTGGTACTAATCGTTCCTTACTTTATTCATCGCTATTACCAAGAACGAGCCACTCTTTTAAAATTGAGAGAAATAACTGTATAGAAGCTTTTTCCTTATGTATACAAAAAGGAAATATATTATGCGTCACTCCACTTATCGCAAAGCAAGGGAAGGATGCTATTCAATTATTCAAGAAAATCTGTGAATGTTGGAGTGGCACAGTAAGGATTGATGTCCCACATTCACAATTTTCATTTCGTAAATTTCTTCAAACAGAAAAATTCCAAGAAACGCTCCTTTCACCTCTTATGATAAAAAATGGTAGCCAACTTCCTGGAAATCGTAATATGCTATTTGCTATGATAGATACAGCGTTATGTTAG
- a CDS encoding TolB family protein: protein MKKIIVSSSVGLFIFISSIFSASAEHNGAKVAFIRHHDLWIKVDEKEKQITKGEYITGPKWSHNGKWIAYAKGKKQNTLELYRLEDGKKVRPFQSEVSNYQWSPTENTIAFIFMNTLNTFDVQKKNADFENVSAGVGDYAWYPDGKNFLVSSEAHLLPTGWTGAQLYEVQKDAHMNPHKMKHLYALPNEHDDFLALVASGFKWSPDQKWISFLAVPTASWSADSNTLCLVRADGSRFEKVDQMLLNAQWFQWAPSKNILAYIEGSGRVALENKHLKVKELPALQQNTFTPQGYVDWDFAWKNDKVIIVSRAKEAGIETPPEKRPLPSLYEVDSTSNAQHQITKQTNKQGDYHPIFMKKSKQLIWIRSDRKKADVWLAHKDGKHEMKWIENIDVPEWYYEKWNWENVISVKEE, encoded by the coding sequence ATGAAAAAAATTATCGTGAGTAGTAGTGTGGGTTTATTCATTTTTATATCTTCAATTTTTAGTGCTAGTGCGGAACATAATGGGGCGAAAGTTGCTTTTATTCGTCATCATGACCTTTGGATTAAAGTTGATGAAAAAGAAAAACAAATAACAAAAGGTGAGTACATAACAGGACCGAAGTGGTCTCATAATGGAAAATGGATTGCCTATGCTAAAGGAAAGAAGCAAAACACTTTGGAATTGTACCGACTGGAAGATGGAAAGAAAGTTAGACCATTTCAATCTGAAGTATCAAATTATCAATGGTCACCGACAGAGAATACTATTGCATTTATATTTATGAACACATTAAATACGTTTGATGTCCAAAAAAAGAATGCAGATTTTGAAAATGTATCGGCTGGTGTAGGTGATTATGCATGGTACCCCGATGGAAAGAACTTTCTTGTATCCTCAGAAGCGCACTTACTTCCAACAGGATGGACAGGGGCTCAGCTATATGAAGTGCAAAAAGATGCACATATGAATCCTCACAAAATGAAGCATTTGTATGCATTGCCAAATGAACATGATGATTTTCTAGCGCTAGTTGCAAGTGGCTTTAAGTGGTCACCAGATCAAAAGTGGATTTCATTTTTAGCAGTACCGACAGCTTCATGGTCAGCTGATAGTAATACGCTTTGCTTAGTTCGTGCAGATGGCAGTCGGTTTGAAAAAGTAGATCAAATGTTATTAAACGCACAATGGTTTCAATGGGCACCATCAAAAAATATATTGGCTTATATTGAAGGGAGCGGAAGAGTTGCGTTAGAGAATAAACATTTAAAAGTAAAAGAACTGCCAGCACTTCAGCAGAACACATTTACGCCACAAGGATATGTTGATTGGGATTTTGCATGGAAGAACGATAAAGTGATTATCGTTTCACGAGCAAAAGAGGCAGGGATAGAAACTCCGCCAGAAAAAAGGCCACTACCATCTTTATATGAAGTTGATAGTACAAGTAATGCGCAGCATCAAATCACAAAGCAAACTAATAAGCAAGGGGATTACCACCCGATCTTCATGAAGAAGAGTAAGCAATTAATATGGATACGTTCAGACCGTAAGAAAGCAGATGTATGGCTTGCTCATAAAGATGGAAAGCATGAAATGAAGTGGATTGAAAATATAGATGTACCAGAGTGGTATTACGAGAAATGGAATTGGGAAAATGTTATATCGGTGAAAGAAGAATAA
- a CDS encoding histidine phosphatase family protein, whose translation MGKKYVRGFHSERRMGMKLIFVRHGEGKHTKDLPSSLQVLHPPLTDEGRNQAKLLQCNVPLQETDILIASPTLRTLQTTTIWSEKRACQKIVHPSVSPRIFPYREGAKTLLCDHIVDQGIITNLFPHFSIEKSTNKQLWTGGINTISQNRFRQIVDEFLRWCYEIGAERICIVSHDGTITAYRQYLQKAVLTRADFLQETGIYEMDVSLESLMDEI comes from the coding sequence ATAGGGAAGAAATATGTAAGAGGATTTCATAGTGAGAGGAGGATGGGTATGAAACTTATCTTTGTTCGGCACGGTGAAGGAAAACATACAAAAGATTTGCCATCAAGTCTACAAGTGCTTCATCCACCATTAACGGATGAAGGAAGGAATCAGGCTAAATTACTTCAATGCAATGTGCCATTGCAAGAAACGGATATATTAATTGCTAGCCCTACACTTAGAACTTTACAAACGACGACAATATGGAGTGAGAAGAGAGCTTGTCAAAAAATCGTCCATCCATCTGTATCCCCACGTATTTTTCCTTATCGGGAAGGAGCGAAAACATTACTATGTGACCACATAGTAGATCAGGGGATAATAACAAATTTATTTCCACATTTTTCGATAGAGAAAAGTACAAATAAGCAGTTATGGACGGGAGGTATAAATACTATTTCACAGAATCGTTTTCGGCAAATAGTAGATGAATTTCTTCGTTGGTGTTATGAGATAGGCGCTGAAAGAATTTGCATTGTATCTCACGATGGGACAATTACAGCATATAGGCAATATTTACAGAAAGCCGTTTTAACTAGAGCTGATTTTTTGCAAGAAACGGGTATATATGAAATGGATGTATCGCTTGAAAGTTTGATGGATGAGATCTAA